The following are from one region of the Penaeus chinensis breed Huanghai No. 1 chromosome 5, ASM1920278v2, whole genome shotgun sequence genome:
- the LOC125025450 gene encoding uncharacterized protein LOC125025450 → MSTFNAKEFCENPTLEQLAEPIKKDDWRFIAQYFSVPHSGSATKKVIKELVLENLIQRELLPSEATDSLNPQDPELLDVRDTSILSDQKEESWSTARLEFEKYAFDLKLKNLPLVPSFLENDPDGSFRNFEKTAEHFKWPYTEWTWLLQPKLSGKAAITFSNLDCIDDYKSIKQSILDAYAITPDGYRQKFRSLTKSPHGTFAEFFTEKARLFNKWLDSTSTKSFSQLKELLILEEVKRKLPFDILKHIEDRGETDLLKAAQIADSFALLKRSQLGKVDKVRFYVQPSSGENLGNGGGKAGKIAPLNFCSYCKRAGHTIDKCKDPKCRKSGINVRPFISPSIQAFEPKPVASVTNVNSPDPFSDFKYRGTVSLDSMSKSYPILILRDTGAAQSILLKSALPGIETKYTGEKVLVKDLTSKISYKLANIFLTSDFVSGEIKIAVTENNFPIEGISLILGHDLAGKLVYPTINVVAKPLTYSPTKELDQKQPHIFPVCAVTRSKLYKKSSLEKENPVDNLISQEITRSKLIAAQNDDPSLAKCRHVASDSLKDQKVPDFYYHDGLLMRVFRPPELRALDTWSEVHQVVIPLSVRKSVMTLAHDGLAGHLDSDPFERIVIDCVGPLPKTKKGNQYLFTIMDTATRYPEVYPLKNISANSIVKCLLHFFTSFGIPKEIQCDKGSNFTSDLFQKVLELLGISQQMSTAYHPQSQGCLERFHQTLKSMLKKYCLETGNSWDENIHFLLFALRECPQESLGYSPFELLYGRQIRGPLKVLKDQWFSDSSDSPNQTVASYIDNLRAKLSEARKLVLSNLHNVQIKMKSSHDLKSQTRVFSPGDKVLLFLPIPGNPLKSKFIGPYVVSHKISDYNYVVQTPGRRKDTQLVHINLIKSYIDRQPKEDFAKGKSIACMIPQESPITSMSNEYIEETDYIEIPGPHNPHNSEIIANLHKYLNYLPASKLNDVYVILKDFPQVTADNPGFCGHTLHDVELTPEVRPIRQSSYRLSPEKKAVMKKEVDYLLDHGLAEPSNSPWASPSLLVPKPDGTSRLCTDYRKLNKVTIPDSYPLPLIEELVDSIGQAKFITKIDMQKGYYQIGLTDNAKIISAFITPFGLYNYTVMPFGMCNAPATFQRAINYTIQGLEGVKSYLDDLLVISNSWDVHIRRLRSLFSRLDEAGFTINLAKSTFCSASVTYLGHIVGHGRTLPKQANVEAIQAYPTPTTRKSLMRFLGMVGFYRRFCSNFSSIATPLTDMTSSKCAFQWTSECAEAFDKLKLFISSEPVLRTPDYSRPFSLQIDASGHGVGAVLLQEDEDTRVMHPVSYFSAKLKKHQTQYSTIEREALSLVLALKSSTATSIAISLWWCIQTTTL, encoded by the exons ATGTCTACATTTAATGCTAAAGAATTTTGTGAAAATCCTACACTTGAACAATTAGCCGAACCTATTAAGAAAGATGATTGGCGCTTTATTGCTCAATACTTCTCGGTACCTCATTCGGGTTCAGCAACTAAGAAAGTAATTAAGGAACTAGTATTAGAAAATCTAATTCAAAGAGAATTACTTCCCTCTGAAGCCACTGATTCTTTAAACCCTCAAGATCCCGAACTGCTTGACGTTAGAGACACTTCCATTCTGTCTGATCAGAAAGAGGAGTCTTGGTCCACTGCTCGACTAGAATTTGAAAAGTATGCTTTTGATTTAAAACTTAAG AATCTACCCCTTGTTCCTTCATTTCTTGAAAATGATCCTGATGGCTCATTCCGTAACTTTGAGAAAACTGCTGAACACTTTAAATGGCCCTATACTGAGTGGACTTGGCTTCTCCAACCTAAATTAAGCGGTAAAGCTGCCATCACCTTTTCAAAtcttgattgcattgatgattatAAATCTATAAAACAGTCTATTCTTGATGCTTATGCAATCACACCTGACGGCTACAGACAAAAGTTTCGAAGTCTTACTAAGTCTCCTCATGGTACCTTTGCTGAATTTTTTACTGAGAAGGCTAGATTGTTTAACAAATGGCTAGATTCAACTTCAACTAAATCTTTCTCACAATTAAAAGAACTTCTTATtttagaagaagtaaaaagaaagttacCCTTCGATATCCTTAAGCATATAGAAGATAGGGGTGAAACCGATCTCCTTAAAGCAGCACAAATAGCTGATTCATTTGCGCTTTTGAAAAGGTCACAGCTGGGTAAGGTAGACAAGGTTAGATTTTATGTACAGCCCTCCTCTGGTGAAAACCTTGGGAATGGTGGTGGTAAAGCTGGCAAAATTGCACCATTaaacttttgttcttattgcaaGCGAGCAGGTCATACCATAGACAAGTGCAAAGACCCAAAGTGTAGAAAGTCTGGCATAAATGTAAGACCATTCATAAGTCCAAGCATCCAAGCTTTTGAACCAAAACCAGTGGCAAGTGTGACAAATGTAAACTCTCCAGATCCATTCAGTGATTTTAAATATCGGGGAACTGTCTCTCTTGATTCAATGAGTAAATCATATCCCATACTCATCCTTAGGGACACTGGAGCTGCTCAAAGTATACTTCTAAAGTCTGCTTTACCTGGAATTGAGACAAAATATACAGGTGAAAAAGTTCTTGTTAAAGACTTGACTTCCAAAATTAGTTATAAACTAGCAAATATTTTTCTCACTTCTGATTTTGTATCAGGGGAAATAAAGATAGCTGTGACAGAAAATAATTTTCCAATAGAGGGAATAAGTTTAATTCTTGGACATGATCTAGCAGGGAAATTAGTGTACCCTACAATTAATGTTGTTGCAAAGCCTTTAACCTATAGCCCAACTAAAGAACTGGATCAGAAACAACCTCATATTTTCCCTGTGTGTGCTGTTACTCGTTCTAAGCTATATAAGAAATCttccttagaaaaagaaaatccagttgATAATTTGATCTCACAAGAGATCACACGAAGTAAATTAATTGCAGCTCAAAACGATGACCCCTCTCTTGCTAAATGCAGACATGTTGCCTCAGACAGTCTTAAAGATCAAAAGGTccctgatttttattatcatgacggaCTATTAATGAGAGTATTCCGTCCTCCTGAACTCCGTGCTTTAGATACATGGTCAGAAGTACATCAAGTTGTAATTCCGTTGTCAGTTCGGAAATCAGTCATGACACTTGCACATGATGGTTTAGCAGGTCACTTAG ACTCGGATCCATTTGAAAGAATTGTAATTGACTGTGTAGGACCACTgcctaaaacaaagaaagggaaccaaTATCTCTTTACAATTATGGATACTGCTACAAGATATCCAGAGGTTTACCCTTTAAAGAATATTTCTGCCAATTCCATTGTAAAATGTCTACTtcattttttcacttcatttggAATCCCTAAAGAGATTCAATGTGACAAAGGCAGTAATTTTACAAGTGACTTGTTTCAAAAAGTCTTAGAACTGTTAGGTATCTCGCAACAAATGTCAACAGCTTATCATCCCCAATCACAAGGTTGCCTTGAAAGATTTCACCAGACCTTAAAATCTATGCTTAAAAAGTATTGCTTAGAAACAGGGAATTCCTGGGATGagaacattcattttcttctgtttgcccTGAGGGAATGTCCACAAGAATCACTTGGATATTCTCCATTTGAATTACTATATGGAAGACAGATTAGAGGTCCACTTAAAGTTCTTAAAGATCAGTGGTTTTCAGACTCTTCAGATTCCCCTAATCAAACAGTGGCATCTTACATAGATAATCTTAGAGCTAAGTTATCAGAGGCAAGAAAATTGGTTCTCTCTAATCTTCATAACGTTCAAATCAAAATGAAGTCTTCTCATGATTTAAAATCACAAACTCGAGTATTCTCTCCAGGAGACAAGGTTTTACTGTTCCTTCCAATTCCAGGAAACCCTCTTAAGAGCAAATTCATTGGGCCTTATGTTGTTTCTCATAAAATTTCTGATTACAATTATGTAGTTCAAACTCCTGGTAGACGTAAAGATACCCAGTTGGTACATATCAACTTAATCAAATCGTATATTGACAGGCAGCCAAAGGAGGACTTTGCCAAAGGCAAATCTATTGCATGTATGATTCCTCAGGAATCTCCCATAACTTCTATGTCTAACGAGTATATTGAGGAGACTGATTACATAGAAATCCCAGGTCCTCATAATCCACATAACTCTGAGATAATAGCTAatcttcataaatatttaaattacttGCCTGCTTCAAAGTTAaatgatgtatatgtaatacTGAAAGATTTTCCTCAGGTAACAGCTGATAACCCAGGGTTTTGTGGCCATACTCTACATGATGTTGAACTCACTCCCGAGGTAAGACCCATTAGGCAAAGTTCATATAGACTCAGTCCAGAGAAGAAAGCTGTTATGAAGAAGGAAGTAGATTATCTACTTGATCATGGTTTAGCTGAACCAAGTAACTCTCCATGGGCTTCACCCTCACTGCTAGTGCCAAAACCTGACGGTACCAGTAGATTATGTACAGACTACCGAAAGTTAAATAAAGTAACTATACCtgactcctatcctcttcctttaatTGAAGAACTTGTAGACTCGATAGGACAAGCCAAATTCATAACCAAAATTGATATGCAGAAAGGTTACTATCAAATAGGATTAACAGATAATGCTAAAATCATATCTGCTTTTATAACTCCTTttggtttatataattatacagtaaTGCCTTTTGGGATGTGTAATGCACCAGCCACCTTTCAACGAGCAATCAATTATACCATTCAGGGTCTTGAAGGTGTTAAATCTTATTTAGATGATTTACTTGTTATCTCCAACTCATGGGATGTTCATATCCGTAGGCTACGCTCTCTGTTCTCCCGCTTAGACGAAGCTGGATTCACCATCAACTTGGCCAAATCTACTTTCTGCAGTGCCTCCGTGACCTACTTGGGACATATCGTGGGTCACGGACGAACGTTGCCCaaacaagcaaacgtagaagcaaTCCAGGCATACCCCACTCCAACAACTCGGAAATCTCTCATGAGGTTTTTGGGCATGGTGGGATTCTACAGACGCTTCTGCAGTAACTTCTCGTCTATAGCTACGCCTCTAACGGATATGACCAGCTCTAAGTGTGCTTTCCAGTGGACTTCCGAGTGCGCTGAAGCTTTTGATAAACTGAAGCTCTTCATTTCTTCGGAACCGGTGCTGAGAACTCCCGATTACTCTCGTCCTTTCAGTCTGCAGATTGACGCTAGTGGCCATGGTGTTGGAGCGGTGCTACTACAAGAGGATGAAGATACTCGGGTGATGCATCCAGTTTCATACTTCTCGGCAAAGCTGAAAAAACATCAAACACAATACTCTACTATAGAACGTGAGGCTTTAAGTTTGGTATTAGCCCTGAAAAGTTCGACTGCTACTTCCATAGCCATCAGCCTGTGGTGGTGTATACAGACCACAACCCTCTAG